The genomic DNA GCGCGGGCCTTTCTTCTAACAAAAAGATACGGATCATTGAGGGCCTCTATGAGTGATTCAAGGGCATCTGGATCCCCTATAAGCCCCAGGGCCTCCGCAACCTTTCCGCGAACATAGCGGTTTTCGTCCCTTTTTCTGCCTGAGACCATCCTTTTGAGGTAGGGAACAGCCCTTTTTGACCCTATCTCCCCAAGAGCTTCAACAAGGACGGCCCTTGTCTGCCATGAGGGATCAGAAAGTTTTTCAAGAAGGGGATCAACCGCAACTTCACCAAGATTCACAACCGCAAGGATAATCTGGCGCCGGACCTCCAGATCAGGGTCGTTGAGTTTATCAATAAGGAACTCAAGGCACCTCTCATCACCCAGATTCCTGATGACCCTTGCGGCGGCCTTTCTCACAACCCATGACCTGTCGTTAAGTGCAACTAATGCTTGCCTGAGTCCCTTCTTAGGGTCCAGTTCCGCAAGGGTGATGAGTGCATTTTTTCTTATATCCTCAAGGGGATCATTTAAATATCCTTCAACAGTATCAACTGACCTTTTATTCCGTAACTTAGAAAGAGATTTCAGTGCACTGATTCTGACATCAATATCGGGGTCCTCAAGGGAACTTATCAGCGGTTCAATCGCGCTTGGATCACCTATATTCCCCAGCGCCCTGGCTGCCGCGGCCCTAACACTCCCCAGTATGGGGTAGTCCTTCTGCCATTCCTCATATCTGAGGGTGTCAATCAGGGCGGGTACTGATCGCTTATCTGCCAGTTCTTCAAGGGCAAGGGCAGCATCCAGTCTTACGGTGTAATCATCACTTTCAAGAGCCTCCATGAGACTTTGAACATCCCCCTCTTTCAGAAGCTTTTCGATGTCTAGGAATATAAAACCCCCCCCATGCATGCTATCCCTGGTTAAAGCATACATTTGAGCATCTTTAAGATTCCGGGATAATCCCTCAGAATCTTAAGGAGTGATATTTTTGAGATGGAATTTAAATCTTTTCCCTCAAAGGATCTTATGACTGAATCGAGCTCATCATCACTTAAACCATCAAGTACCTTCCTAAATTTAAGTGATCTCTCAAGATTTTTACCTATCCGCTCACGCCATGTGCTCTCATACTTTGAGAGGAAGGCGGCATCGGTTCTCTGTGATTCAATAGCATCACTCGCTACATCTGCGGCTATAATCGCGCATTCCGCTGCAATGTGTATGCCGCCGCCTGTGAGGGGATCTACCTGACCGGCTGCGTCACCAACGACAATAAGGCCGTCTGTGTATGTCTTCCTGATGGGGCCGGCAACGGGTACAGCACCTGCGTTGAACTCCAGTTTGCTGCAGCCTGCCCTGGAGATGAACTGGTTAAGATAATGTAGCGGACCATTATCAAAGCATCTTCTTCTCCTTATACCCACACCAACATTTGCCCGCCCATCACCCTTTGGGAAGACCCAGAGGTAACCTGATGGAGAAAAGGCACTCCCGAAGTAGAATTCCATGGTTTCGTCGTCCACATCGAAACCGGCGACCTCATACTGGGCACAGGAGCACACTTCTCCTGGCCTGAAACGTGTATCAAGCCCCGCCACGCGGCCAATACCTGACTGAATGCCGTCTGCTGCAATTACAATATCTGATTCAACCTCATGGGTTCCATCGGGGCCCCTGAATTTAACACCGGAGACGGATCCATCTTGGAAAATCAAATCTTTTACCCGGGAACCTGCAAGCACATCCGCACCGGCTTCAGCAGCGCGCAAAGCGAGGTATTTATCAAAAACCTTTCTTTCAAGGATGTAACCCCTTATAATGGGGTTCCTGGTTGTTATGCTTGCACCATGTGGCCCATTGATAGAAGCAGCATTTATCCTTGTACATGTGAACTCAGGGAGGGGCTTTATGCCTGTTGATTTGAAGAAGCTGTCGCTCACTCCCCCGGCGCACTGTACAGGGGTCCCTATCTCAGGGTTTCCTTCGAGCATGAGGACTTGTAGACCATTTTTTGCTGCATAGTATGCTGCTATGGAACCTGCCACACGACCCCCGACAACAACAAGATCATACTTCATCCTGACACCCCATTGCGTCCACAGGACAGACCGCAGCACAGGCAAGACAATCCAGGCACCCATCCCCCATGAGGAGGATGTCCTCCAGTTCCAGGGCACCTGATGGACAGACATTCACACAGGCACCGCAGAGCATACACCTTGATGGATCGTGTTTCAATGAATCACCCAGTAAATTTATGGACACCCGGTTTAATAAATTAGTGATATGATAATGACCACCGTTAAATTAATATATGACTTTTTACTACTATCAATTACCATGCAGGGGTGCCCGAGCGGCCAAAGGGGGAGGACTTAAGATCCTCTGGCGCAGGCCTTCGAGGGTTCGAATCCCTTCCCCTGCACTAGAGTTTTAGCTGTTCTGAAATTAAAATTGTTTGCCTTAGTGGCTCAGGTGGTAGAGCGATGCCTTGGTAAGGCATAGGTCGGGGGTTCGAATCCCCCCTAAGGCTTTTTCATTGATTTTAAGGTGTTTTAATGGAGAAAAAAATTGCTCAGATTTCGGACATACATTTCGGTGAAAAGAATTTCTCCACCAAGCTCAGGGAGAATCTTCTGGAACAGCTTCAGGATGAAAATCCCGACCTCATAGTTGTTTCAGGTGACCTCACCACAGAGGGCTATGCACATGAGTATGAACTTGCGGCGGAATTTGCAGATGAGCTGCGGTCAATCACATCAACATATATAATTCCCGGCAACCACGATGCAAGGAACGTTGGGCTGGTGCACTTTGAGAAGATGATAGGTAAGAGGAAGTTTGTCCATCATGACTCAGAATTTGCTGTTATAGGTCTTGATTCATCTGAACCCGACATAAATGATGGTCAGATAGGGATGGATCAGCTTGAATGGCTTGCAGGGGAACTTGAGAGGGTTCCTGATCACCTATGCAAGATAGTTACTTTCCACCACCACCTGCTACCCATACCAAACACTGGTCGTGAGAGGAACATACTGCTGGATTCAGGCGATCTCCTCAGACTCCTCAATTCATATGGTGTTGACTTTGTACTCAATGGACACAAGCATGTGCCCAATGTCTGGATGATTGAAGGGATGGTTACACTGAATTCAGGTACAGCCACAACAAGGAAGCTGAGGGGTGAGACGTTCCCCTCCCATAACCAGTTGAGGATAGATGAGGATAGAATCTCTGTTGACCTTATAAACACCGAGAATGGTTCTAAAAGGGAAATGGCCAGTTATTCTGTTAAGGTTGAGGATGAAGAATACATGATATGTTCATATGTACATCCAGAAGGCCCCCTTTAACCTAGTTTCATTTTTATAAAAAGATTAATATACCATCACACATAATGTTCTCTAATGGGGAAAATAAATATGCATAATATGATCTTAATTTAAGGATCTGCAGGTGGCAGCGTTGACCAAGGCCTTTGATATACTTATGGCTGGGATAATCTCAGGAATAGTGGCATTCACAACCTCAAAGCTGGGAGTAGGCGGAACTGTCATGGGTGCTGTTCTTGGCTCAATGCTGTATCAGCTTCTCTCCCACTACCTCAGGGAACCCCTCAAGAATGTTAAGACAGAGAGGGTTGAGAGCAGAGTGGTATTTGCAATACCCCTCATTATAATAGTGGTAATTGAGGCCATATACCTCCTTGGAAATTTCCAGTGGAAACCCCAGCATATCTTCTATCTACTTGAAGAGGCAACCGCCTGGAATCTCTTCAGGTCAATAGGGGTTGGGCTCATGGTGATGGGGATCTATCCCCTCCTGCAACCTGAGACCATAAAGAAATCATATGGGCATGTCCTCTTACTCATGGGCTTCATTGTCCTCCTGAGGGGGCTTGTGGATATTCAGTCACCCGTGGTAATGTTCTACAGGTCGATTTTTTATGAGTTCGACATCCTGATAACCGTGCTGGTCATAGTTACACTCCTCTACATGACAGTATCCATACTCAGGGAATCTGTTGTCATTGTAATGGAAGATGAGGTGTCTTTGGAGAATGAAAAATAAAACAAAAAATGCAACACTCAAGTCAATCATAGATGTTATACTCTATGAGAACCCATCCACACAGGATGAGATTGCAGAAAGGCTTGGAATAACAAGGCGTTATGTTACCAAACTCCTCCAGCCCTTAATAAAGGAGGGTGTTGTGAGAAGGGCCTACATTGTGGATATAAAGAAATTTGAGGAATTCCCGGAGCTTTTTGGAGAGGAGGTTACATCCAGGGAATACGCAGGGAGCTTTTTCATCAAGGAGATACTCAGGGACATGGCACAGCATGTCTGCAAGCAGCTCAAAAAGTCATTCAGGTCCCTTGAGGAATACGACGAGGACCTTGCAAATGAGGCCCTGAAGATGGACTACATAACGAACACCATGCATGAGAAGGTGAGGTCCTCTGTTGATACGGCCATAGCAATGAACCCCTACTCAGAGTTCAGCAAGACAATGGCATTCACAGAGATTGCCTATGACCTTGAAAGGATAGGTGATCACTCTGCAATAATAGCCAACTTTGCAGTTAAGGAGTCCTACGAGGTTGACCCTGCGATGATGGAGTACCTCCGTGAGATGTTTTCAATTGCTGTTGAGATGGTGAATACAGCAATGGACGCATTCCTCAACGAGAAACTTGAACTCAAGGCAAAACTCATGTCCCTTGAGGACGATATTCACAGGGTCCAGAAGAATGCCCTTAACTGTGTGGCCACGCAGATGGCCGAAACACCATTTGAGGATAAGGAACGCTCAACCTATTACATATCCCTTTCAAGGGTTGTTAAGACCTTTGAGAGAATAGCAGATATTTCAATTGAGATATTCGATACCGCAGGGGAATATTACAGGAATATACCCAGAACAACAACACCTGAGCGTTTCAGGAGGCGTGAGAGGGAGGGTATGTGATTTATTTCTTTTTCTTCTCCATGTATTCCTTTATTTTCCTTTCCTCCCATTCCTTACCCAGAAGCCTGTCGCCAATAAAGACACCGAATGCGTGCCATATGACTCCTATTCCCCAGAAGGCTGTTATCCAGTAGAACCACCACATGCCCGGGCTTGAAAGAAGGTTTATGAGGAAAAGGGTGAAGTTAACTATTACAAAAACAGATAGGTGTATGTAAAATCCCTTAAGTTCCTCTACTCTCTTCCGGGCTCTTTCGTATTCATCGTCCTGCATAGTTCTGCCCCCTCAAGAGATCTGTAATCTGTGTCTAATATTCTTTTCTCCTCGCCGTCGTAGTGTATTTCTTCGATGTCGAAGAATTTTCTGAAGGCTGGTTCACGCACCTTTTCCTCGTATACATGGGATATGAGTCCTGGGAGCCGTCCTATCATGAAAACCCCGGCACCTGTGCGCCAGTCAAAACCCATATCTGAGAGTATTCCGGCGTTGGCACCGTCAACGTTCATCCTCACACCCTTACGCTCAAGGAGGATGTTCTGAACCTCAATCGCAAGCCTCGTGTGTGGGCCCACACAGTCGTACTCCTCTGCAAGGTCCAGGAGCCGCACAGCCCGGGGATCCGCATTATGATACCTGTGCCCGAAACCCGGGACCTTCCTGTTCCTCCGCAGATGATCATCCACCAGCCTCACAGCAGCCTCAGGAATCTCATCCTCAGAGTTACACTTGGAGACTGTCTCCTGGAAAAGCTTCATGGACCTCTCGATGGCCCCTGCATGATTCTTACCAAAGGCCAGAAGACCACCGGCAATACAGGCATGTACCGGAGAACCAGCAGAGGCAATCATACGGGCAGCCTGCGTACTGGGCGGAGTCACCCCATGATCACAGAAAGACACAAGGACAGCCTCCAGCATCCTCGCAACATTGCCCGGCGGAAGCTCACCCCGAATCAACAGGTAAACCATCTCAGAAAAAGAAACACCACCAATCAAATCCTCCTGAGAATAACCCCTGGTAACAATCCGATTAGGCTCAACCCTAGTAATGGAAGTCCTCCACTTCGGATTTTTTACCTTCAGCATGTCATTAATTATTCCTTCGGATATCATGTATTTCCCTATCTGGCTTTGAGTATTTAAATTTTAATGCATTTGGTGCACCTATATTCACTTAATGTGAATTAAATTTTTCTCCCGCTGAAATTTAGTTCACTAAATAGGTAATAAAGTACACTAAAATAGTAAATTTTAAATACTCCCGCAACAAGGTAAAGTTTGAGGTGATAAAATGGAC from Methanothermobacter sp. includes the following:
- a CDS encoding NAD(P)/FAD-dependent oxidoreductase; this encodes MKYDLVVVGGRVAGSIAAYYAAKNGLQVLMLEGNPEIGTPVQCAGGVSDSFFKSTGIKPLPEFTCTRINAASINGPHGASITTRNPIIRGYILERKVFDKYLALRAAEAGADVLAGSRVKDLIFQDGSVSGVKFRGPDGTHEVESDIVIAADGIQSGIGRVAGLDTRFRPGEVCSCAQYEVAGFDVDDETMEFYFGSAFSPSGYLWVFPKGDGRANVGVGIRRRRCFDNGPLHYLNQFISRAGCSKLEFNAGAVPVAGPIRKTYTDGLIVVGDAAGQVDPLTGGGIHIAAECAIIAADVASDAIESQRTDAAFLSKYESTWRERIGKNLERSLKFRKVLDGLSDDELDSVIRSFEGKDLNSISKISLLKILRDYPGILKMLKCML
- a CDS encoding 2TM domain-containing protein; this encodes MQDDEYERARKRVEELKGFYIHLSVFVIVNFTLFLINLLSSPGMWWFYWITAFWGIGVIWHAFGVFIGDRLLGKEWEERKIKEYMEKKKK
- a CDS encoding PhoU domain-containing protein encodes the protein MKNKTKNATLKSIIDVILYENPSTQDEIAERLGITRRYVTKLLQPLIKEGVVRRAYIVDIKKFEEFPELFGEEVTSREYAGSFFIKEILRDMAQHVCKQLKKSFRSLEEYDEDLANEALKMDYITNTMHEKVRSSVDTAIAMNPYSEFSKTMAFTEIAYDLERIGDHSAIIANFAVKESYEVDPAMMEYLREMFSIAVEMVNTAMDAFLNEKLELKAKLMSLEDDIHRVQKNALNCVATQMAETPFEDKERSTYYISLSRVVKTFERIADISIEIFDTAGEYYRNIPRTTTPERFRRREREGM
- a CDS encoding HEAT repeat domain-containing protein, with the translated sequence MYALTRDSMHGGGFIFLDIEKLLKEGDVQSLMEALESDDYTVRLDAALALEELADKRSVPALIDTLRYEEWQKDYPILGSVRAAAARALGNIGDPSAIEPLISSLEDPDIDVRISALKSLSKLRNKRSVDTVEGYLNDPLEDIRKNALITLAELDPKKGLRQALVALNDRSWVVRKAAARVIRNLGDERCLEFLIDKLNDPDLEVRRQIILAVVNLGEVAVDPLLEKLSDPSWQTRAVLVEALGEIGSKRAVPYLKRMVSGRKRDENRYVRGKVAEALGLIGDPDALESLIEALNDPYLFVRRKARAAIDLIDVEPYLERFDNGEISFKYPIFWDLLEVEDGEKLITGSCKEHGLKISVKRKEASGVTAEEFSDILIDVLNMRGLFNITRGSVTVDSEHGYMVTGETKKDRIVAFIFKKKGYIYYMYFRGRLENITESYKYMRVLINTLHVEI
- a CDS encoding 4Fe-4S binding protein, giving the protein MKHDPSRCMLCGACVNVCPSGALELEDILLMGDGCLDCLACAAVCPVDAMGCQDEV
- a CDS encoding metallophosphoesterase — translated: MEKKIAQISDIHFGEKNFSTKLRENLLEQLQDENPDLIVVSGDLTTEGYAHEYELAAEFADELRSITSTYIIPGNHDARNVGLVHFEKMIGKRKFVHHDSEFAVIGLDSSEPDINDGQIGMDQLEWLAGELERVPDHLCKIVTFHHHLLPIPNTGRERNILLDSGDLLRLLNSYGVDFVLNGHKHVPNVWMIEGMVTLNSGTATTRKLRGETFPSHNQLRIDEDRISVDLINTENGSKREMASYSVKVEDEEYMICSYVHPEGPL
- a CDS encoding citryl-CoA lyase — encoded protein: MISEGIINDMLKVKNPKWRTSITRVEPNRIVTRGYSQEDLIGGVSFSEMVYLLIRGELPPGNVARMLEAVLVSFCDHGVTPPSTQAARMIASAGSPVHACIAGGLLAFGKNHAGAIERSMKLFQETVSKCNSEDEIPEAAVRLVDDHLRRNRKVPGFGHRYHNADPRAVRLLDLAEEYDCVGPHTRLAIEVQNILLERKGVRMNVDGANAGILSDMGFDWRTGAGVFMIGRLPGLISHVYEEKVREPAFRKFFDIEEIHYDGEEKRILDTDYRSLEGAELCRTMNTKEPGRE